The Gymnogyps californianus isolate 813 chromosome 5, ASM1813914v2, whole genome shotgun sequence genome contains a region encoding:
- the LOC127016534 gene encoding basic proline-rich protein-like: MPVRACSASALKHMQCQCHHQAPTGAQRNHRKHPPAPNAWTMALGKGQPPGPPTRLHGRSRDDKNLYLSGEIRASPRPKLRAPTPPAPPSDPPGRAPQSPRPRRGAAAAEPGPAEEPPPPLPPRSITPDKLDSAPIRHTAKSRPGLCAERGGGRSPGAGPVPSRPVPSRRAARRDLSAPGSAPARLCKPLLLRGACAWASRSSPGPGRYRPGDAACAGGGGRREAERLHRQRARGQRRASRTASPRAPSGGTDRGSAATLGAPPPARPPPPRPALTPDSDPGAFCRPDGSVHPTATAPLSRADRPQVRLGLAGAAGALPAARRPGAAPRARTSRPPLGPGPAARPGAGLFPPGGRLFTRPVRFNAIPRGLGSYFQGACPPFGKPRRRPPPGGEDPGGVASRREERPRPRGAGPSRPRLSQAEPSRRPPSRRPPAIPAAHPRCAQPQPHLTSAGWAVRRGRPVRCGAAAAASWEGVRPPASRRAGKVCGPQHPGGLGRCAAPSIPAGCAARLRPAVLSRNVPPRPSAAASLLVSRSWLLSVKGSRVNPVSLVGAEIQCWGNLLLHRQGL, translated from the exons ATGCCTGTAAGAGCATGCAGTGCCAGTGCCTTGAAGCACATGCAGTGCCAGTGCCATCATCAGGCACCAACAGGAGCTCAGAGGAACCACAGAAAACACCCTCCAGCACCAAATGCCTGGACCATGGCCCTGGGAAAGGGGCAGCCCCCTGGCCCACCAACCCGGCTCCACGGCAG AAGCAGGGACGATAAAAATCTCTATTTGTCAGGTGAGATCCGGGCCTCTCCGAGGCCCAAG CTTCGGGCTCCCACGCCACCCGCTCCGCCGAGTGACCCGCCGGGCAGAGCCCCGCAGAGCCCCAGGCCCCGccgaggagccgccgccgccgagccgGGCCCAGccgaggagccgccgccgccgctgccgccgcgcaG CATCACTCCCGACAAATTGGATTCGGCGCCCATCCGACACACGGCAAAATCCCGGCCCGGCCTCtgcgcggagcggggcgggggcagaTCCCCAGGTGCCGGCCCCGTCCcctcccgtcccgtcccgtcccgccgaGCTGCTCGACGAGACCTCTCagcccccggctctgccccggccCGCCTTTGCAAACCTCTGCTCCTCCGCGGAGCGTGCGCCTGGGCCTCCAGAAgctccccggggccggggcggtaCCGCCCGGGGGACGCGGCGTGTGCCGGCGGGGGCGGACGCCGCGAAGCGGAGCGCCTGCACCGGCAGCGCGCCCGCGGGCAGCGCCGCGCGTCCCGCACCGCGAGTCCTCGGGCGCCGTCGGGCGGGACGGACCGCGGCTCCGCCGCTACGCTCGGCGCCCCTCCGCCTGCCCgtccgccgcctccccgccctGCCCTGACACCTGACTCGGACCCAGGGGCGTTTTGCCGCCCCGACGGCTCCGTGCATCCGACGGCCACCGCTCCCCTTTCCCGCGCTGACAGGCCCCAGGTTCGGCTCGGCCTGGCCGGAGCGGCCGGGGCCCTCCCCGCAGCGCGCCGGCCCGGTGCGGCCCCGCGGGCGCGGACTAGCCGCCCTCCTCTCGGTCCCGGGCCCGCGGCGCGACCTGGCGCTGGGCTTTTCCCTCCGGGAGGACGCTTGTTTACTCGCCCCGTCCGTTTTAATGCGATCCCCCGGGGGCTCGGGAGTTACTTCCAGGGAGCTTGTCCTCCGTTCGGTAAGCCTAGACGGCGGCCGCCCCCCGGGGGGGAAGACCCGGGCGGCGTCGCCAGTCGCCGCGAGGAGCGTCCGCGCCCGCGGGGAGCCGGGCCGAGCCGCCCTCGGCTGAGCCAAGCCGAGCCGAGCCGGCGGCCTCCGTCCCGACGGCCGCCGGCGATCCCTGCGGCGCACCCACGCTGCGCTCAACCACAGCCCCATCTTACCTCGGCGGGCTGGGCGGTGCGGCGGGGCCGTCCTGTCCGgtgcggggccgcggcggcggcaaGCTGGGAAGGTGTGCGGCCCCCAGCATCCCGGCGGGCTGGGAAGGTGTGCGGCCCCCAGCATCCCGGCGGGCTGGGAAGGTGTGCGGCCCCCAGCATCCCGGCGGGCTGCGCCGCCCGGCTCCGGCCCGCTGTTCTGAGCCGTAACGTCCCTCCCCGGCCGTCAGCGGCGGCTTCGCTCCTGGTGTCCCGCTCGTGGCTCCTCTCAGTGAAAGGATCGCGAGTGAACCCCGTTTCGCTCGTCGGGGCTGAGATCCAGTGCTGGGGAAACCTCCTTCTGCATAGACAAGGGCTCTGA